One window of Suricata suricatta isolate VVHF042 chromosome 6, meerkat_22Aug2017_6uvM2_HiC, whole genome shotgun sequence genomic DNA carries:
- the PAIP1 gene encoding polyadenylate-binding protein-interacting protein 1, producing the protein MAKPQVVVAPVLMSKLSVNAPEFYPSGYSSYAEAYEDGCEDYPTLSEYVQDFLNHLTEQPGSFETEIEQFAETLNGWVTTDDALQELVELIYQQATSIPNFSYMGARLCNYLSHHLTISPQSGNFRQLLLQRCRTEYEVKDQAAKGDEVTRKRFHAFVLFLGELYLNLEIKGTNGQVTRADILQVGLRELLNALFSNPVDDNLICAVKLLKLTGSVLEDAWKEKGMTHMEEIIQRIENVVLDANCSRDVKQMLLKLVELRSSNWGRVHATSTYREATPENDPNYFMNEPTFYTSDGVPFTAADPDYQEKYQELLEREDFFPDYEENGTDLSGAGDPYLDDIDDEMDPEIEEAYEKFCLESERKRKQ; encoded by the exons GAAGCCTATGAAGATGGTTGTGAGGATTATCCCACTCTATCAGAATATGTTCAGGATTTTTTGAATCATCTTACAGAGCAGCCTGGCAGTTTTGAAACCGAAATTGAACAGTTTGCAGAGACTCTGAATGGCTGGGTTACAACAGATGATGCTTTGCAAGAACTTGTAGAACTCATCTACCAACAG gCCACATCTATTCCAAATTTCTCTTACATGGGAGCTCGCCTGTGTAATTACCTGTCCCATCATCTGACAATTAGCCCACAGAGTGGCAACTTTCGCCAATTGCTGCTTCAAAG GTGTCGGACTGAATATGAAGTTAAAGATCAAGCTGCCAAGGGGGATGAAGTGACTCGAAAACGATTCCATGCATTTGTACTCTTCCTGGGAGAACTTTATCTTAACTTGGAG aTCAAGGGAACAAACGGACAGGTTACAAGAGCAGATATTCTTCAGGTTGGTCTGCGGGAGTTGCTGAATGCCCTCTTTTCCAATCCTGTGGATGACAACTTAATTTGTGCAGTAAAATTACTGAAG TTGACAGGGTCAGTTTTGGAAGATGcctggaaggaaaaaggaatgacTCATATGGAAGAAATTATTCAGAGAATTGAAAATGTGGTCCTAGATGCAAATTGCAGCAG AGACGTGAAACAGATGCTGTTGAAGCTGGTAGAACTCCGGTCAAGTAACTGGGGTAGAGTCCATGCAACTTCAACATACAGAGAAGCAACACCTGAAAATGATCCTAATTATTTTATG AATGAACCAACATTTTATACCTCTGATGGTGTTCCTTTCACTGCCGCTGATCCAG aTTACCAAGAGAAATATCAAGAGTTACTtgaaagagaagatttttttccagattatGAAGAAAATGGGACAGATCTATCGGGGGCTGGTGATCC ATACTTGGACGATATTGATGATGAGATGGACCCAGAGATAGAAGAAGCTTATGAAAAGTTTTGTTTGGAATCAGAGCGTAAGCGAAAACAGTAA